In a genomic window of Telopea speciosissima isolate NSW1024214 ecotype Mountain lineage chromosome 5, Tspe_v1, whole genome shotgun sequence:
- the LOC122662364 gene encoding pectate lyase-like yields MESVKAIILFAFFFFTYVVKAHIAEMDAVWQHRAKVAEMRTIANYEPHPERVTKNFMDKEDDNEVHVNTIRRSLRKYVGPCLATNPIDRCWRCNPEWHKKRKRYAKCVLGFGRKSRGGRKGKYYVVTDASDNDMVNPKPGTLRYGVIQKEPLWIYFAKDMIIRLNQELMVSCNKTIDGRGANVHIAYGAGITIQYVDNVIITNLHIHDIVSSNGGMIRDSVDHYGLRTASDGDGVSIFGSTNVWVDHMSMSRCKDGLIDAIMGSTAITLSNNHFTHHNEVMLFGASDGYSADEKMQITVAFNRFGRGLVQRMPRCRWGFFHVVNNDYTHWLMYAIGGSMHPTIVSQGNRFVAPPTLAAKEVTKRDYSPEEVWKDWVWRSEGDLLENGAFFRQSGSPFKNRRPFSKKDMISYKPGTFVSRLTRFAGALNCDIGKPC; encoded by the exons ATGGAGTCAGTGAAGGCCATCATCTTAtttgccttctttttcttcacctATGTTGTGAAAGCCCACATTGCTGAAATGGATGCGGTGTGGCAACATCGTGCCAAAGTAGCCGAGATGCGCACCATTGCCAACTATGAACCCCATCCCGAGAGAGTCACCAAAAATTTCATGGACAAA GAAGACGACAATGAAGTCCATGTCAACACCATTAGAAGGTCACTGCGGAAATACGTAGGACCATGCTTGGCAACCAACCCAATCGATAGGTGTTGGAGGTGCAACCCTGAGTGGCACAAGAAGCGTAAGAGGTATGCCAAGTGTGTTTTAGGGTTCGGCAGGAAGAGCAGAGGTGGAAGGAAAGGTAAATACTACGTTGTCACCGATGCATCCGACAACGATATGGTGAATCCCAAACCCGGAACCCTTCGTTACGGTGTCATCCAAAAAGAACCCCTTTGGATCTACTTCGCTAAGGACATGATCATCCGTCTCAACCAAGAACTCATGGTTTCTTGCAACAAAACCATCGATGGCCGTGGTGCTAATGTCCATATCGCTTATGGTGCCGGCATTACAATCCAGTATGTCGATAATGTCATCATTACAAATCTCCATATCCACGATATTGTTTCCAGCAACGGTGGTATGATTCGTGATTCCGTCGACCATTACGGGCTTCGCACCGCCAGTGACGGCGATGGTgtttcaattttcggttctaCGAATGTGTGGGTAGATCACATGTCGATGTCTCGTTGCAAAGATGGATTAATTGATGCAATTATGGGTTCCACTGCAATTACCCTATCTAACAATCACTTCACTCATCACAACGAAGTTATGCTTTTCGGAGCAAGCGATGGGTACTCAGCTGATGAGAAGATGCAAATTACTGTAGCATTCAACCGTTTTGGAAGAGGATTGGTACAGAGGATGCCAAGATGCAGATGGGGATTCTTTCATGTTGTGAACAATGATTATACACATTGGTTAATGTATGCTATTGGTGGTAGTATGCACCCAACAATTGTTAGTCAGGGTAACCGTTTCGTTGCACCACCAACATTGGCGGCGAAAGAAGTGACAAAGAGGGATTACTCACCTGAGGAAGTATGGAAGGATTGGGTATGGAGATCTGAAGGAGATTTGTTGGAGAACGGTGCTTTTTTCAGGCAATCAGGTAGTCCATTTAAGAATAGGCGGCCATTCTCAAAGAAGGATATGATCTCATATAAGCCTGGTACCTTTGTTAGTAGGCTTACTCGTTTCGCTGGTGCACTCAACTGCGACATCGGCAAGCCTTGCTAA